ATAAGTGATCTGTAGAAGAGATTTGTAAATATCGTCACTATGGATGGTATACTACATACAGCATAAACTACCAGTATCTGTAAAGCTACTCGagctgtttttttcttttgttcgctacatgttgttttatttttagaaatatactTGTAAATCTTTTTTTGACATATCACCATGGCAATAAACACGCACAGGCCATATGCCGGAGCCAAACGCAAAATAATTGTTCTCAAACTCGGATAAATATAAATCGACAAAAGTGGGCATAAAATTGACGGAATCCAAATAATTAAAACAGCGACAAGTAGTATTCTTTTCTTTGTCACATATTTATACTGGAAAGGCTTAAACACTGCTAGATAGATCTCCACTGTTATAAATCCAATCGTTGTTAAGGACATTACCGTGAATGTGTACCCAATTAAACTCCATAAGGGAATAATGAAACAAGCAGGTTCTCTCTTAACAAATCCACGCAAAAGTATGTAATATATTGGTATAAGAGTGAAAGCAGAAGTTAGGTCGGAAAAcgataaaagtatatataatttgtttgtttttcttcttaACGTTTTACTAGAAACCACGATAAACATGTAATATCCATTTAGCAGAGTACTGACGGTACAAAATATTAAAGAGACGGAAcaaaaagcaattaaatttgcTCTGCCAGCATCATCTGATAAGAAAACTGAGCTGTACCCTTCGCACCAAACATTTGGAGTTACGTTTCTAATCTGTGTAGCGTTGGTAAAATTCATGctgtctaaataaaaaaaatgttatacagGTTTTCTGATGAAATAGAAGTTAACACTCTTGATTTAGGTCTGccaatttaagattagatttaGTACAGCGACCAAACTCAGACTTCACTAAGAGTGATAAGATTGCTGATTATTTGAGTCTTCTTCACaatgaaaataaaactaaactttttttattcactgCTACGTGTGCTGTTTACAATGTTTACAAGCTAGACGAGTTCTGATTGGTTGAACGGATTAGCGTTGGAAACGAGCAAACTAAAAAATACAAACTCTGGTAATGGTTTCTGTAGATGGAAAGAAAGATGTTCCTTTGTCTTCTTTTACTTTATATAGGGTTTTGGTCTGACTGTAATGCTAGTAGAAgcttcaaaatataaaaaagcataaCACAAAATGACTATTTCGTGACATTAACATCATCAGTACAGAatgtaaagaaaacaataaatatttaataaccaTTGACATAAACACGGATAGCTTTCTATCGAATAAAAATAAGTTCTGCTAACGTTGtcatttatttatcatttaaatttattttcactaTCCTGTGCTTTCTTCTTGAAGATTATTTGGTGTGAAATTATTATATTGTGTGAAATTATTATATTGCTCTTTAATTTCGTTTCAAGGTGAACATAATTTATTCTATCCTTtacaaaattgttggtaaactAACAAAGGgaaaaaaatgaatgcatttATAAACCTGGATCCGCCCGCGTAAAAACAATATCTTGCCTTATTATCCAAGAACAAATTTCGTCAAAAGGAAATAATGGGAAAAGTTTGTAGGCATGTTGACTAGCAACCTGTGTTGTTGTTACTCATATAAACGAACAAAACGTGGGAACGTTCTATTACAAATTCGATATTTTTACGCCGCACGTCCAAACAGGAAAACAATCATTCATCTAAGTATGtcgtttaattttttgtattacgtaaaaataatttcattgtaGTCACGTTTCAAAGTGTAACCCATACATCTTGATTCATTTATATGCAAGAAGTTTTGCGTCATTGAGATAATTTAGAATTCAAATGCTGGAAATtgataaaactatttttaactcGTTAAGACAAATTGCGGTCAGGACATATTTCTTATTCTACTCCGCTCTCTGTACCTGTAACCAAACCGAAAAATTTGTCAACCCTGCCCTAGTGGGGAGGG
Above is a window of Hydractinia symbiolongicarpus strain clone_291-10 chromosome 3, HSymV2.1, whole genome shotgun sequence DNA encoding:
- the LOC130637038 gene encoding adrenocorticotropic hormone receptor-like, which produces MNFTNATQIRNVTPNVWCEGYSSVFLSDDAGRANLIAFCSVSLIFCTVSTLLNGYYMFIVVSSKTLRRKTNKLYILLSFSDLTSAFTLIPIYYILLRGFVKREPACFIIPLWSLIGYTFTVMSLTTIGFITVEIYLAVFKPFQYKYVTKKRILLVAVLIIWIPSILCPLLSIYIYPSLRTIILRLAPAYGLCVFIAMVICQKKIYNIPSIVTIFTNLFYRSLITDTYINRWCHFVVLSNSLWDTFIYGFRSPDVKKRVSGMFSKKRSVVVFGNENAKVNNVANSLS